In Methylacidiphilum infernorum V4, a single window of DNA contains:
- a CDS encoding Hsp20/alpha crystallin family protein → MADLLSKRSSFLPSLWDPFKELEEMRRKMASLFEKPLELLTSEEIEPFELSEWRPFTDITEDDKEFLVKMDLPGIKKEEVKVSIQNNILTVSGERKVEKEEKDKKKRYIRVERAYGAFSRSFELPEGVEKDKISAEFKDGVLYLHMPKGEQAQPKTVEVKVS, encoded by the coding sequence ATGGCTGATCTATTATCCAAGAGAAGTTCTTTTTTGCCTTCCCTTTGGGATCCTTTCAAGGAACTTGAAGAGATGAGGAGAAAGATGGCTTCTCTTTTTGAAAAACCACTGGAACTCCTGACTTCCGAGGAGATCGAGCCCTTTGAACTGAGTGAGTGGCGGCCATTTACAGATATTACCGAGGATGACAAGGAGTTCCTAGTGAAAATGGATCTTCCCGGGATAAAAAAGGAAGAGGTCAAGGTATCGATACAAAATAATATCTTGACTGTTTCTGGGGAAAGAAAGGTGGAAAAGGAAGAAAAAGATAAAAAGAAAAGATACATCCGGGTAGAACGGGCCTATGGGGCATTTAGCCGGAGTTTTGAATTACCCGAGGGGGTTGAGAAAGATAAAATATCCGCTGAGTTTAAAGATGGTGTCCTTTATCTCCATATGCCCAAGGGAGAACAAGCGCAGCCGAAAACCGTAGAAGTTAAGGTAAGTTGA
- a CDS encoding VTT domain-containing protein, translating to MISTMTPLLEFFFHWDHYLREIIVTHQDWIYLLLFALVFCETGLIVTPFLPGDSLLFTLGILAAEGWLNIYYLFFFLTLAAIGGDNLNYFVGHRFGKWICSSEKSYLIKKEYIFKAEQFFARFGAKAVFLSRFIPVIRTFTPFIAGIGSMNYGRFAFFNVSGGLSWIGLFLGLGFFLGNQPIVKNNIQICIYGIILVSVLPLTLEWIKSRLSLKTKRSPPLK from the coding sequence TTGATCTCCACCATGACCCCTTTATTGGAATTTTTCTTTCACTGGGACCACTATCTTAGGGAAATCATAGTGACTCACCAAGATTGGATTTATCTTTTGCTCTTCGCCCTCGTATTTTGTGAAACAGGACTCATAGTTACCCCCTTCCTTCCCGGGGATTCCCTCCTTTTTACCCTAGGGATTTTAGCTGCTGAAGGATGGCTCAATATCTATTATTTATTTTTCTTTTTAACCCTAGCCGCCATTGGAGGAGATAACTTGAACTATTTCGTGGGGCATCGATTTGGAAAATGGATCTGCTCCTCAGAAAAATCTTATTTGATCAAAAAAGAGTATATTTTCAAAGCAGAGCAATTTTTTGCTCGATTTGGAGCAAAGGCGGTGTTTCTTTCTCGATTCATCCCTGTTATTCGCACCTTTACCCCTTTTATTGCCGGCATAGGATCGATGAACTACGGTCGTTTTGCCTTCTTTAATGTCTCCGGAGGGTTGAGCTGGATCGGTCTCTTTCTGGGGCTAGGTTTTTTCCTAGGCAACCAGCCCATCGTTAAAAACAATATTCAAATCTGCATTTACGGTATCATCCTTGTATCCGTTCTTCCTCTAACCTTGGAATGGATAAAATCCAGGCTTTCTCTTAAAACGAAAAGAAGCCCCCCCTTGAAATGA
- a CDS encoding M20/M25/M40 family metallo-hydrolase: MKKESFEFLLSLLNTPSPSSLETLGQKVWIDYVKNYAHRVEVDAYGNAVATLNLEGKPKILVNGHIDEIAFQVQYVDDNGFIYFSPVGGPDPKLSRGRKVNIFHEGKVVPGVIGTLAIHMQEKEGQEKTPKWNELFIDIGASSRDEALEHVQVGDLVLYDSEAFCLLNDIWISRGCDDKVGAFVAAEVLRICSEEKISAPCIVAASTIQEENGLYGASMIGYSIHPDIAIVVDVGHATDIPIADKKKFGDIRLGKGPILSHGSVNHPGIVDYLNKLAHKLSLSHQHGIDPRRSGTDADALFIQRGGIPSCSIGIPNRYMHSPVEAFHLKDLETAATWIAAFCKEIKSREEILPSIEKEPFLEKRF, from the coding sequence ATGAAAAAAGAGTCCTTTGAATTCCTTTTATCTCTCTTGAATACCCCCAGTCCTTCGAGCCTGGAAACCTTGGGGCAAAAAGTATGGATTGATTACGTAAAAAATTATGCCCACCGCGTAGAAGTAGATGCTTATGGCAACGCCGTGGCGACTTTAAACTTGGAGGGCAAACCTAAAATTCTTGTCAATGGCCATATCGATGAAATCGCTTTCCAAGTCCAATATGTCGATGACAACGGTTTTATTTATTTTTCCCCTGTTGGTGGACCTGATCCAAAACTTTCCAGGGGAAGAAAAGTGAACATTTTCCATGAAGGCAAAGTTGTTCCCGGTGTAATTGGTACTCTTGCCATCCATATGCAGGAGAAGGAAGGGCAGGAAAAAACTCCGAAATGGAACGAGCTTTTTATCGATATTGGAGCATCAAGTAGGGATGAAGCCCTTGAACATGTCCAAGTTGGAGATCTCGTTCTTTACGATAGCGAGGCTTTCTGCCTTTTAAACGATATCTGGATATCCCGTGGATGCGACGACAAGGTTGGGGCTTTCGTCGCCGCAGAAGTTTTGAGAATCTGCTCGGAAGAAAAAATATCCGCTCCCTGTATCGTTGCCGCTTCCACCATCCAGGAGGAAAATGGACTTTACGGAGCGAGCATGATCGGATACTCCATCCACCCCGATATTGCCATCGTAGTCGATGTTGGCCATGCAACCGATATTCCCATAGCGGATAAGAAAAAATTCGGCGATATTCGTCTTGGGAAGGGCCCCATCCTCAGTCATGGTAGTGTCAATCATCCTGGAATAGTGGACTACCTGAATAAACTCGCCCACAAGCTTTCCCTTAGCCATCAGCATGGCATTGATCCCAGGCGATCGGGAACAGATGCCGATGCATTGTTTATTCAAAGAGGTGGAATTCCTAGCTGCTCCATCGGTATTCCTAACCGGTACATGCATAGCCCCGTGGAGGCCTTTCATTTAAAAGATTTAGAAACGGCGGCTACTTGGATTGCTGCCTTTTGTAAAGAAATAAAAAGCAGGGAAGAAATTCTCCCTTCTATAGAAAAAGAACCTTTTTTAGAGAAGCGTTTTTAA
- a CDS encoding VOC family protein, with amino-acid sequence MKVKKLLHTRLRVSKLEESVKFFTEVLGMEVVRQTQSPRGSVLLFLKIPGNEEEIELCYYPGSGKVTVPPDLMHLAFEVDDLEEFAAHCSKLGYPFSDGPTVSSSGTKFAFIDGPDGYEIELIERNDTH; translated from the coding sequence ATGAAAGTAAAAAAACTGCTTCATACCCGGCTTCGGGTGAGCAAGCTTGAAGAGTCGGTTAAATTCTTTACGGAAGTTCTTGGAATGGAAGTCGTCAGACAAACTCAATCCCCTAGGGGCTCCGTTCTTTTGTTTCTGAAAATTCCCGGGAATGAAGAAGAAATAGAACTTTGCTATTATCCAGGAAGCGGTAAAGTCACCGTTCCTCCAGATTTAATGCACCTCGCCTTCGAGGTAGACGACCTGGAAGAATTCGCCGCCCATTGTTCAAAGCTCGGCTATCCGTTTTCAGATGGTCCGACAGTATCAAGCTCCGGGACAAAATTTGCCTTCATCGATGGTCCCGACGGCTATGAAATAGAATTAATCGAACGCAATGACACCCATTAA